AGGATCTGGGCAACGCCGCCCATGCGGCGCTGCTGGAACGCGTGCTGTCGCGGCCGGAGAGTTTCTTTGCCCCCGGCGATCTGGCGCAAAGCGTGAGCTATGCCGCCGGTCATGCCAGGCGCTGCGGGCGGGCAGAAGACCTGGTCGAGGCGCTGGCCGGAAACCGGGCCTTGCTGGAGCGTTTTCCCTTTCTCTACCGCGAGCTTGCGATTGCTGCCTGGTCGGCCGGCCTTCGGCAGAAGGCGCGGCGCCTGGCCCGGCAGGGGCTGGAGGCGCCACTGATGCGCAATCGCGACAAGCCGCAATGCCGGCAGGTGCTGCTGGTGACGGGCGGGCAGGGCGGCAATGCGGACGGCGCCGGGCCCGGACCGGACGCGGCCTTGGTGGGCATGATCTTTGCCGGGCGCTCGGCCGAGGGACCGATCATGCCGGCGGTGGCGCATCGGCTGATGCATAACGGCGGGGCGGCGCGCCGGGCGCTTGGCTTTGCCCCCGAATTGCTGGCGACCTATGCCCAGCCCGACCCGGAACGCGGCAAGGGCCGGATCCTGCCGCTGTGGCTGCTGCGGATCGACTGGTCGGAGTTCATCCGCGATCCGGGGCCACAGCGCGAATTGCTGGTCTGGCCCGACCTGTGGCGCAAGCTGGGCCCCTGTGCCGAGGCGCTGGCGCCAATCGAGGCGGCGCTGGCCAGGGGCGAACGGCCGGAACCGGCCGACGGGGATGCGGCCTGGCTGGGGTTCTGCGCCTCGGTCCTGCGGCTGCATGGCCGGCTGAACCGGGCCTTCGCCTTGCTGCACTGGCTGGATGCGGCGCGGCCGGGACAGATGCTGACCCGCAAGCGGCTGGCCGATGCCTGTTTCGCCGCCGGCAATCGCAAGGCCGGCTGGCGCTGGCTGGATGCGGCGCTGGCGCTGGCGCCGGACCAGCCGCTGCTGCATCTTTCGGCCGCCCTGCGCGCCGCCGATGCGCAGGATGCCGCGCGGGCCGAGGCGCATCTGCGCGCCGCCCAGGCGGCCTGGCCGGAACTGGGCCTGCCCGAGACCCTGCGCCGCGCCCTGCACCGGCAGAGACAGGCGGCCGCGGCCGGGAATGCCGCGTCCTGCGCGGAGCGGGCCGGGTGATCACGTTATCGTCATAAAGGATTTGCCAAAACCCGGACGCCAGCGCAGTCTTGCGAAAACGCAAGCATGATCGGCAAGACAGGGGGCCCCTCATGGCAAGAACCGCGACATCCGCAGCCGATCCGGTCGACGAGATCCTGCCGCCGCTGCGGATGGCGACCCTGGGCCTGCAGCATGTCCTGGTCATGTATGCCGGCGCCGTGGCGGTGCCGCTGATCGTCGGCCGGGCGCTGAGGCTCTCGCCCGAGGACGTGGCCTTCCTGATCTCGGCCGACCTGTTCTGCTGCGGCATCGCCACCATCATCCAGTCGCTGGGCATGACGCGCTGGTTCGGCATCCAGCTGCCGGTGATGATGGGCGTAACCTTCGCCTCGGTCGGGCCGATGGTGGCCATGGCGAACGCCTATCCGGGGCCCGAGGGGGCGCGGATGATCTTCGGCGCCATCATCGGCGCGGGCATCGTGGCCATGCTCATCGCGCCTTTCGTCGGGCGGATGCTGAAGTTCTTTCCGCCGCTCGTCACCGGCACCATCATCCTGGTGATCGGCGTCACGCTGATGCGGGTGGGGATCAACTGGATCTTCGGCAACCCGGTCGGGCCGACGGCGCCCAAGGTGGTGGACCCGGTGGCGGTCGGCTGGCTGAACCAGCTGCGCGACCTGGCCGGGACCGGCGCCGTGCCGGCGCTGCCCGAGGGCTTTGCCCCCGCGCCCAGCGTGCAGAACCCGCTTTACGCCCAGCCGATCAATATCGCCATCTCGGGCGTGGTGCTGGCGGCGATCCTGCTGATTGCCCGCTTCGGCCGTGGCTTCGTCGCCAATATCGCGGTGCTTCTGGGCATGCTGATCGGCGCGGGCCTGACCATCCTGCTGGGCCAGATGACCTTCGAGAAAGTGGCCGAGGCGCATTGGTTCGGCATCGTCGCGCCCTTCCATTTCGGCATGCCGATCTTTGACCCGGTGCTGATCGTGACCATGGTGCTGGTGATGATCGTGGTGATGATCGAATCAACCGGCATGTTCCTGGCGCTGGGAGAGATGACCGGGCGCGAGGTCACGCCGCAGCGCCTGACCGCGGGCCTGCGCACCGATGGGCTGGGCACGCTGATCGGCGGCATCTTCAACACCTTCCCCTATACCTCCTTCAGCCAGAACGTCGGGCTTGTCGGCGTCACCGGGATCAAGAGCCGCTTCATCTGCGTCGCCGGAGGGCTGATCCTGATCCTGTTCGGGCTGGTGCCCAAGATGGGCGCGGCGGTGGAATCGCTGCCGACCCCGGTGCTGGGCGGCGCGGGGCTCGTCATGTTCGGCATGGTGGCGGCGACGGGTATCCGCATCCTGTCTACGGTGGATTTCGCCGGCAACCGCAACAACCTGTTCGTGGTGGCGGTAGCGCTCGGCTTCGGGATGATCCCGCTGATCGCCCCGGACTTCAAGCAATGGATGCCGCATGCCATCCACCCGCTGGTCGAATCGGGCATCCTGCTGGCGACCATCGCGGCGGTGGCGCTGAACGCCTTCTTCAACGGCACCGGCGGCAGCATCGAGGCGGCCAAGCGCGCCGCCGGCATGGCCGATCACTGATCGGCGGCGGGCTTGTCCGGCGGCGGCACCCCCAGCGGGCGGATACGCAGCCGGGTGATGCGGTTTTCCCGCCGCGCCAGCACCTCGAAACGGTAGCCGTGGAAGGAAAACACCTGGCCCGCCGCGGGGATCGACTGGGCCATGTGGATCACCAGCCCGGCCACCGTGTTGGCCTCGTCGTCGGGCAGGGACCAGTCCAGCGCCCGGTTCAGGTCGCGGATGGTCATCGCGCCGTCGACCAGGTAATCGCCCTGCGGGCCGGGCAGCAGCGATTGCACGGCATCCATGTCGTGTTCGTCGGTGATCTCGCCGACGATCTCCTCCAGGATGTCCTCGAGCGTGATCAGGCCGCGCAGGCTGCCATATTCGTCCACCACCAGCGCGAAATGCGTCCGCCGCCTGAGGAACTCGCGCAGCTGCTCGTCCAGCGGCGTGGTCTCGGGCACGAAATAGGGCGGCATGGCGGTGCTGAGCACGTCGAAATCGCGCAGCGCCTCGGGGCCGCTTTCCTGAAGCGCCCGGCGCACGCCGCGCAAGAGATCCTTGGCATGGATGACGCCGATAACGTTCTCGCGCTCGCCGCGATAGACGGGCAGGCGGGTATGGGGGCTTTTCAGCACCAGATCCAGCACCTCTTCGGCAGTCTGGCCGGCGTCGATCATCGCG
This Paracoccus pantotrophus DNA region includes the following protein-coding sequences:
- a CDS encoding nucleobase:cation symporter-2 family protein, giving the protein MARTATSAADPVDEILPPLRMATLGLQHVLVMYAGAVAVPLIVGRALRLSPEDVAFLISADLFCCGIATIIQSLGMTRWFGIQLPVMMGVTFASVGPMVAMANAYPGPEGARMIFGAIIGAGIVAMLIAPFVGRMLKFFPPLVTGTIILVIGVTLMRVGINWIFGNPVGPTAPKVVDPVAVGWLNQLRDLAGTGAVPALPEGFAPAPSVQNPLYAQPINIAISGVVLAAILLIARFGRGFVANIAVLLGMLIGAGLTILLGQMTFEKVAEAHWFGIVAPFHFGMPIFDPVLIVTMVLVMIVVMIESTGMFLALGEMTGREVTPQRLTAGLRTDGLGTLIGGIFNTFPYTSFSQNVGLVGVTGIKSRFICVAGGLILILFGLVPKMGAAVESLPTPVLGGAGLVMFGMVAATGIRILSTVDFAGNRNNLFVVAVALGFGMIPLIAPDFKQWMPHAIHPLVESGILLATIAAVALNAFFNGTGGSIEAAKRAAGMADH